In Candidatus Methylomirabilota bacterium, the following proteins share a genomic window:
- a CDS encoding histidine phosphatase family protein, which produces MGEILPVLYLARHGETAWTLSGQHTGLTDLPLTERGEQDACRVGERLRGLTFARVLTSPLQRAARTCELAGFGSAAEIEGDLVEWNYGQYEGRTSVEIHAERPDWDLFRDGCPGGETPEQIGARADRVVSRVRAVQGDVLLFSSGHILRVLAARWLGLEPGAARYFLLRTSSLSELGYEHNRSQPVIRLWDDAGYAGI; this is translated from the coding sequence ATGGGCGAAATACTTCCCGTACTTTACCTGGCCAGGCACGGCGAGACCGCCTGGACCCTCTCGGGCCAGCACACGGGCTTGACCGATCTGCCTCTGACCGAGCGCGGCGAGCAGGACGCGTGCCGGGTCGGGGAGCGGCTTCGGGGCCTGACATTCGCCCGTGTGCTCACGAGCCCCCTGCAGCGCGCGGCCCGAACGTGCGAGCTGGCGGGATTCGGCTCCGCGGCCGAAATCGAAGGAGACCTCGTCGAATGGAACTACGGCCAATACGAAGGGCGTACCAGCGTCGAGATCCACGCGGAGCGCCCCGATTGGGACCTGTTCCGCGACGGCTGCCCGGGAGGGGAGACGCCTGAGCAAATCGGCGCCCGGGCGGACAGAGTGGTGAGCCGTGTGCGCGCGGTGCAGGGCGACGTCCTGCTCTTTTCGAGCGGGCATATCCTGCGAGTGCTCGCCGCCCGCTGGCTCGGCCTCGAGCCCGGCGCCGCCAGATACTTCCTGCTGAGGACTTCGAGCCTGAGCGAGCTGGGCTATGAGCACAACCGGTCCCAGCCGGTGATCCGACTGTGGGATGATGCTGGCTACGCGGGCATATGA
- a CDS encoding lyase yields MLRVLFAFLVVLACAPAHARAQVAVQTYALPSGGGVPHDVAVGSDGIVWYTAQRDGKLGRLDPATGKVELISLGAGAAPHGVVVGPDGAPWVTEGGHNAIVRVDPKTREVKSWSLPAARGYVNLNTAAFDNRGRIWFTGQNGIYGRLDPKTGAMQVWDAPRGYGPYGIAATPDGVVYYASLAGSYIARLDPETGAATVLEPPTKNQGARRVWSDSKGVIWVSEWNSGNVSRYDPRTGAWKTWRLPGDKPRTYAVYVDDRDMVWLSDWGANAMVRFDPATEKFEVFPSDRSGANVRQILGRPGEVWAPESGNNRLVVYRVK; encoded by the coding sequence ATGCTCCGCGTACTGTTCGCGTTCCTCGTCGTCCTTGCCTGCGCGCCGGCCCATGCGCGGGCGCAAGTCGCCGTACAAACCTATGCCCTGCCATCGGGCGGCGGGGTCCCGCACGACGTCGCCGTCGGAAGTGACGGCATCGTGTGGTACACGGCCCAGCGCGATGGCAAGCTCGGCCGCCTCGACCCCGCGACGGGCAAGGTCGAGCTGATCTCGCTCGGCGCGGGCGCGGCCCCGCACGGCGTGGTCGTCGGGCCGGACGGCGCCCCGTGGGTGACCGAGGGCGGCCACAACGCCATCGTGCGCGTGGATCCCAAGACCCGCGAGGTCAAGAGCTGGTCACTCCCTGCGGCCCGCGGCTACGTCAACCTCAACACGGCCGCCTTCGACAACCGCGGCCGCATCTGGTTCACCGGCCAGAACGGGATCTACGGCCGGCTCGATCCCAAGACCGGCGCCATGCAGGTCTGGGACGCGCCGCGCGGCTACGGGCCCTACGGCATCGCGGCGACGCCCGACGGCGTCGTCTATTACGCCTCGCTCGCGGGCAGCTACATCGCGCGCCTCGACCCCGAGACGGGGGCCGCCACCGTCCTCGAGCCGCCGACGAAGAACCAGGGCGCGCGGCGCGTGTGGTCCGACTCGAAGGGCGTGATCTGGGTCAGCGAGTGGAACAGCGGCAACGTGAGCCGGTACGACCCGCGCACCGGCGCCTGGAAGACGTGGAGGCTCCCCGGGGACAAGCCCCGCACCTACGCCGTCTACGTGGACGACCGGGACATGGTGTGGCTGAGCGACTGGGGCGCCAACGCCATGGTCCGCTTCGATCCCGCGACGGAGAAGTTCGAGGTCTTCCCGAGCGACCGGAGCGGCGCCAACGTGCGCCAGATCCTCGGCCGCCCGGGTGAAGTGTGGGCGCCGGAGTCAGGAAACAACCGGCTGGTCGTCTACCGCGTGAAGTAA
- a CDS encoding LLM class flavin-dependent oxidoreductase — MKFGLGLSVQHSPDDSQSGRFQEHLEQVRLASAVGFDSVWASQHYLSAPFTYFQPIPVLARVAAESGTMSLGTGVLLLPLHHPVEIAEQIATLDVICGGRFIFGVGLGYRDVENQAMGQDPMGRLGRLVEGLEIIERLWTGEPVSYSGRHFNLKDVRISMPPLQRPRPPIWMAANADGGVRRAARLGDAWLMNPHTTLPTLQRQLVLFNKTRKALGKPPATEIPLIKECYVAPDTATAVAEARSFIGPKYEAYRQWEQDKALPAGESFASDFEALARDRFLLGDPARVREEIARYRDTLGVTAIIVRVQWPGMAQAQVLRTIRLLGEQVLPLL, encoded by the coding sequence ATGAAGTTCGGCCTCGGGCTGTCAGTCCAGCACTCGCCGGATGACTCGCAGTCCGGCCGCTTCCAGGAGCACCTCGAGCAGGTGCGGTTGGCGTCGGCCGTCGGCTTCGATTCCGTGTGGGCCAGCCAGCATTACCTCTCCGCCCCGTTCACCTACTTCCAGCCGATTCCTGTCCTCGCGAGGGTCGCGGCCGAATCCGGAACGATGTCGCTCGGCACCGGAGTCCTGCTCCTCCCCCTGCACCATCCCGTCGAGATCGCCGAGCAGATCGCCACGCTCGACGTCATCTGCGGCGGGCGCTTCATCTTCGGCGTCGGGCTCGGCTACCGCGACGTCGAGAACCAGGCCATGGGCCAGGACCCGATGGGGAGGCTCGGCCGCCTCGTCGAGGGGCTCGAGATCATCGAGCGGCTCTGGACGGGCGAGCCCGTGAGTTATTCAGGCCGACACTTCAACCTCAAGGACGTCCGCATCTCCATGCCGCCACTCCAGCGGCCGCGCCCGCCGATCTGGATGGCGGCCAATGCCGACGGCGGAGTCCGGCGAGCAGCGCGCCTCGGAGATGCGTGGCTCATGAACCCGCACACGACCCTGCCGACGCTCCAGCGCCAGCTGGTCCTGTTCAACAAGACCCGGAAGGCGCTCGGCAAACCGCCGGCAACGGAGATCCCGCTCATCAAGGAATGCTATGTCGCCCCGGACACGGCGACGGCCGTCGCCGAGGCGCGGTCCTTCATCGGGCCCAAGTACGAGGCCTACCGGCAGTGGGAGCAGGACAAGGCGCTTCCGGCCGGCGAGAGCTTCGCGTCGGACTTCGAGGCGCTCGCGCGCGACCGCTTCCTGCTGGGCGATCCCGCCCGCGTCAGAGAGGAGATCGCCCGCTATCGCGACACGCTCGGCGTCACGGCCATCATCGTCCGCGTCCAGTGGCCCGGCATGGCGCAGGCCCAGGTCCTCCGAACCATCCGACTCCTGGGCGAGCAGGTTTTGCCTCTCCTCTAA
- a CDS encoding class II aldolase/adducin family protein, whose translation MDLLTRRHVLIGGVVALGALARAQIVGAQAAPTTAGPADPKLVEDLVAANRILVDQGVVDGYGHVSVRHDRAADRFLISRSTAPELVTAADIMEYDLDSVPVDPRGRATFLEIFIHGEIYRARPDVRAVVHNHSPSVIPFGVTGQPLRPLYHMSAFLGGGVPIFDIRQASGGATDMLVRNAALGQALARTLGARPVALMRGHGAVVVAEALPEAVFRSVYTEVNARLQGQAMALGGTVTYLDPEEARKAEVSVRGTIGRPWELWKRKALAAGSK comes from the coding sequence GTGGATCTTCTCACTCGACGTCATGTCCTGATCGGCGGGGTGGTCGCCCTCGGCGCTCTCGCGCGTGCACAAATCGTAGGCGCTCAGGCGGCGCCAACCACGGCAGGCCCCGCCGACCCGAAGCTGGTCGAGGATCTCGTCGCCGCCAACCGCATCCTGGTCGACCAGGGTGTGGTGGACGGGTACGGCCATGTGAGCGTGCGGCACGACAGGGCGGCCGATCGCTTCCTGATCTCCCGCTCGACCGCGCCGGAGCTCGTGACGGCCGCCGATATCATGGAGTACGACCTCGACAGCGTGCCGGTGGATCCGCGCGGCCGGGCAACCTTCCTCGAGATCTTCATCCACGGCGAGATCTACCGTGCCCGTCCCGATGTGCGCGCCGTCGTCCACAACCACTCGCCGTCCGTCATTCCCTTCGGCGTGACGGGGCAGCCGCTGCGCCCGCTCTATCACATGAGCGCCTTCCTCGGTGGCGGGGTGCCGATCTTTGACATCCGCCAGGCCAGCGGCGGCGCGACGGACATGCTGGTCCGCAACGCCGCGCTCGGCCAGGCCCTCGCCCGAACGCTCGGGGCCCGGCCGGTCGCGCTCATGCGCGGCCACGGGGCCGTGGTCGTCGCGGAAGCCCTGCCGGAGGCGGTCTTCCGTAGCGTGTACACCGAGGTCAACGCGCGACTGCAGGGCCAGGCGATGGCGCTGGGCGGGACCGTCACGTACCTCGATCCCGAGGAAGCACGCAAGGCGGAAGTGTCGGTTCGCGGGACGATAGGCCGGCCGTGGGAGCTGTGGAAGCGCAAGGCCCTCGCCGCCGGCTCCAAATAG